A genomic region of Oryza glaberrima chromosome 1, OglaRS2, whole genome shotgun sequence contains the following coding sequences:
- the LOC127759895 gene encoding 1-aminocyclopropane-1-carboxylate synthase 5: MIMSGFHIGIYTSICLYIPLPHLEPWIISSHTPKNLNLLDCLLYCSVASYTAIAYKFCTGRLIQSERTRENIMGGKLLPAAAFAGSAPPLSQVATSAAHGEDSPYFAGWKAYDEDPYHAVDNPDGVIQMGLAENQVSFDLLEAYLRDHPEAAGWSTGGAGAGSFRDNALFQDYHGLKSFRKAMASFMGKIRGGKARFDPDRIVLTAGATAANELLTFILANPGDSLLIPTPYYPGFDRDLRWRTGVNIVPVRCDSANGFQVTVAALQAAYDEAAAAGMRARAVLITNPSNPLGTTVRRKVLDDILDFVSRNDIHLISDEIYSGSVFAAPDLVSVAELVEARGGDGIAGRVHIVYSLSKDLGLPGFRVGVVYSYNDAVVTAARRMSSFTLVSSQTQKTLAAMLSDEAFAGEYIRTNRRRLRERHEHVVAGLARAGVPCLRGNAGLFVWMDMRRLLLGGGGVGGELRLWEKLLREAKLNISPGSSCHCSEAGWFRVCFANMSLDTLDLALHRISRFVDTWNGTKQQASCQQQEQQ; the protein is encoded by the exons ATGATCATGAGTGGTTTTCACATAGGTATATATACTTCCATTTGCCTATATATACCCCTCCCACACTTGGAACCTTGGATCATCTCATCTCACACACCCAAAAACCTTAATTTGCTTGATTGCCTCTTGTACTGCAGTGTTGCTTCCTACACTGCCATTGCATATAAATTTTGCACTGGAAGATTAATTCAGTCtgagagaacgagagagaacATCATGGGTGGCAAGCTGTTGCCTGCTGCGGCGTTCGccgggtcggcgccgccgctgtcgcagGTGGCAACgtcggcggcgcacggcgaggaCTCGCCGTACTTCGCCGGGTGGAAGGCCTACGACGAGGACCCCTACCACGCCGTCGATAACCCCGACGGCGTCATACAGATGGGCCTCGCCGAGAACCAGGTCTCCTTCGACCTCCTCGAGGCCTACCTCCGTGACCACCCGGAGGCCGCCGGCTggagcaccggcggcgccggcgccggtagCTTCAGGGACAACGCGCTGTTCCAGGATTACCATGGCCTCAAGAGCTTCAGGAAG GCGATGGCGAGCTTCATGGGGAAGATACGCGGCGGCAAGGCGAGGTTTGACCCCGACCGCATCGTGctcaccgccggcgccaccgccgccaacgaGCTCCTCACCttcatcctcgccaaccccggCGACTCCCTGCTCATCCCTACCCCTTACTACCCCGG GTTTGACAGGGACTTGAGGTGGAGGACGGGGGTGAACATCGTGCCGGTGCGGTGCGACAGCGCGAACGGGTTCCAGGTCACGGTCGCCGCGCTCCAGGCGGCGTacgacgaggccgccgcggcggggatgCGCGCCCGCGCCGTCCTGATCACCAACCCCTCCAACCCGCTCGGCACCACGGTCAGGCGCAAGGTGCTCGACGACATCCTCGACTTCGTGTCGCGCAACGACATCCACCTCATCTCCGACGAGATCTACTCCGGCTCCGTCTTCGCCGCGCCGGACCTCGTCAGCGTGGCGGAGCTCGtcgaggcgcgcggcggcgacggcatcgCCGGCCGCGTCCACATCGTCTACAGCCTCTCCAAGGACCTGGGCCTCCCGGGGTTCCGCGTCGGCGTGGTCTACTCCTACAACGACGCCGTcgtgacggcggcgcggcggatgtCGAGCTTCACGCTGGTGTCGTCGCAGACGCAGAAGACGCTGGCGGCGATGCTGTCCGACGAGGCGTTCGCCGGGGAGTACATCCGCACcaaccgccgccggctccgggAGCGGCACGAGCACGTGGTGGCCGGGCTGGCGCGCGCCGGCGTGCCGTGCCTGCGCGGCAATGCTGGGCTGTTCGTGTGGATGGACatgcggcggctgctgctcggcggcggcggcgtcggcggcgagctgaGGCTGTGGGAGAAGCTGCTGCGCGAGGCGAAGCTGAACATCTCGCCGGGGTCGTCGTGCCATTGCTCGGAGGCCGGCTGGTTCAGGGTGTGCTTCGCCAACATGAGCTTGGACACGCTGGATCTTGCACTCCACAGGATAAGCCGCTTCGTGGACACGTGGAATGGAACAAAGCAACAAGCTAGCTGCCAGCAGCAAGAACAGCAATAA
- the LOC127760504 gene encoding dof zinc finger protein DOF3.1-like, translating into MEVAEGRTVAAAAGGGGLGGGARTEAEGLACPRCESTNTKFCYYNNYNLAQPRHFCKACRRYWTRGGALRNVPVGGGTRNKVAPAPCTGRRKRAAHAAHAAAPPPTTTASSAPLPLMPPAVAYELPFLPPPPPLPLAAVDPDRRLLDLGGSFTSLLAPAQLHNGHFTTGFLLGTMSSAPPPPPPPPATSTPSPAPAAHPPVSDSIWAMGWPHLSI; encoded by the coding sequence atggaggtggcggaggggaggacggtggcggcggcggcaggtggtggaGGATTGGGAGGAGGGGCGaggacggaggcggaggggtTGGCGTGCCCGAGGTGCGAGTCCACCAACACCAAGTTCTGCTACTACAACAACTACAACCTGGCGCAGCCGCGCCACTTCTGCAAGGCGTGCCGCCGCTACtggacgcgcggcggcgcgctccgcaacgtccccgtcggcggcggcacccgCAACAAGGTCGCCCCGGCGCCGTGCACCGGCCGCCGCAAgcgcgccgcccacgccgcgcacgccgcggcgccgccgccgacgacgacggcgtcgtccgcgccgctgccgctcatgccgccggcggtggcgtacGAGCTGCCgttcctgccgccgccgccgccgctgccgctggcgGCCGTGGACCCCGACCGCCGCCTGCTCGACCTCGGCGGCAGCTTCACCTCGCTGCTCGCGCCGGCCCAGCTGCACAACGGCCACTTCACCACCGGCTTCCTGCTGGGCACCatgtcgtcggcgccgccgccgccgccgccgccgccggccacttcTACACCGTCTCCCGCGCCGGCCGCACACCCGCCGGTGTCGGACAGCATCTGGGCCATGGGGTGGCCGCACCTCTCCATCTag
- the LOC127760503 gene encoding uncharacterized protein LOC127760503 produces the protein MEPQPGSPETAELPAPMVLEPPPPPSDEVAAEEEEAGVKPDRQSSSSSSSSSSSEEKEVSKDVAVETSVVVPSVVAASPDDEAAAVASGDGGDVIKHDDEAVVRPDDWASWPQQPAQTVDDVAAATTQAAPEIQTMSQQPAAVAGFDPERIPKSIFQAKPPGSSSQAEWSVASNESLFSIHHGARPSGDLCGFYAGESRSHFDYFYDEAMAGAAGDHTSDWKLATVAEGSPGGSARSDATDGGGGAAKQKAAIDFRRHESGSAGSSSNFSFAFPILAETTTSPRKRDYGGMYHPLKKEAEQQQAASPASAFEEMTTEEERRRRRSWWCCCCGECCGCCWFACSWSSCCCCCRWRWCSRCSCSCPTFCRRN, from the exons ATGGAGCCCCAGCCCGGCTCGCCGGAGACCGCCGAGCTGCCCGCGCCTATGGtgctagagccgccgccgccgccgtcagatgaggtggcggcggaggaggaggaggccggcgttAAGCCTGATAGGCAATCATCTtcatcgtcttcgtcgtcgtcgtcgtcggaggagaaggaggtgtCCAAGGACGTCGCGGTAGAGACCAGCGTCGTCGTCCCGTCGgtggtcgccgcctcgccggacgatgaggccgccgccgtcgcttccGGTGACGGCGGGGACGTTATCAAACACGACGATGAGGCCGTGGTCAGACCGGACGATTGGGCATCGTGGCCGCAGCAGCCGGCTCAGACCGTCGACGAcgtagcggcggcgacgacgcaggcggcgccggagatCCAGACGATGTcgcagcagccggcggcggtggcggggttCGATCCGGAGAGGATCCCCAAGTCCATCTTCCAGGCGAAGCCGCCGGGGTCGTCGTCGCAGGCGGAGTGGAGCGTGGCGTCGAACGAGTCGCTGTTCAGCATCCACCACGGCGCCCGGCCGTCCGGCGACCTCTGCGGCTTCTACGCCGGCGAGAGCAGGTCGCATTTCGACTACTTCTACGACGAGgccatggccggcgccgccggcgaccacacGTCGGACTGGAAGCTGGCCACCGTCGCCGAAGGGTCGCCTGGTGGCAGCGCGCGGTCGGacgccaccgacggcggcggcggcgcggccaagCAAAAGGCGGCCATCGACTTCCGCCGCCACGAGAGCGGCTCCGCCGGCAGCTCGAGCAACTTCTCCTTCGCCTTCCCCAT AttggcggagacgacgacgtcgccgagGAAGAGGGACTACGGCGGGATGTACCATCCGCTGAAGAAGgaggcggagcagcagcaggcggcgtcgccggcgtcggcgttcGAGGAGATgacgacggaggaggagcggcggcggcggcggagctggtggtgctgctgctgcggcgagtgctgcggctgctgctggttCGCCTGCTCGTGGTcgtcgtgctgctgctgctgccggtggcggtggtgcagccgctgcagctgcagctgcccAACCTTCTGCCGCCGCAACTAG